The Mycolicibacterium hassiacum DSM 44199 genome includes a window with the following:
- a CDS encoding FAD-dependent oxidoreductase gives MAYVITQNCCKDASCVPVCPVDCIRPAGTSDGFDRAEMLYIDPTACIDCGACLEECPVDAIYHEDDLPPELERFRDINARYFQCHTPEPVGSGETPVDHPAVTPGSLRVAIVGTGPAASYAAQALVAVEGVEVDMFERLPTPYGLIRAGVAPDHQRTKSVVRVFERVLRHKRVHCHFNVDIGRDLSHSELMAHHHAVVYAVGAPQSRTLGIPGEGLPGNHSVVDFVGWYNGHPDHADKDFDLSGERVVIVGNGNVALDVARVLVMKPEELEKTDIADHALEALRHSSVREVVIVARRGPRDAAYTAGEFLALGNLADVDVVVDHPDLDPAPGDDHETALKLEIARDYASRPRTAGNKRIVFRFMTSPTEIIGSDHVTGLRVVANTVDETGALVVGRPDGETEIIETSLVLQSIGYRGSAIEGVPFDNDKGAVPNERGRVTDLDGEIVPGVYVAGWIKRGPRGVIGTNRVCAGETVHRLLEDFREGRLSRDVKGREALRELLAARDVARLDWSGWEAIDTAERERGAAAVRPRVKFVDVSEMLTAAGV, from the coding sequence ATGGCCTACGTCATCACCCAGAACTGCTGCAAAGACGCCAGCTGTGTACCGGTGTGTCCGGTCGACTGCATCCGGCCGGCAGGCACCTCCGATGGCTTCGACCGTGCCGAGATGCTCTACATCGACCCGACGGCCTGCATCGACTGCGGCGCCTGCCTGGAGGAATGTCCGGTCGACGCGATCTACCACGAGGATGATCTGCCGCCGGAACTGGAGCGCTTCCGCGACATCAACGCCCGTTATTTCCAATGTCATACGCCCGAACCCGTCGGTAGCGGCGAAACGCCAGTCGACCATCCGGCAGTGACGCCGGGCTCCTTGCGGGTGGCGATCGTGGGCACCGGTCCGGCCGCGTCCTATGCGGCCCAGGCCCTCGTCGCGGTCGAAGGCGTCGAGGTCGACATGTTCGAACGCCTGCCGACCCCGTACGGCCTGATTCGCGCCGGGGTCGCGCCGGATCACCAGCGCACGAAGTCCGTAGTGCGCGTCTTCGAGAGGGTGCTGCGGCACAAACGGGTGCACTGCCATTTCAACGTGGACATCGGCAGGGACCTGTCGCACAGTGAGTTGATGGCCCACCACCATGCGGTCGTGTACGCCGTCGGCGCTCCGCAGAGCCGCACCCTCGGAATACCGGGTGAAGGCCTCCCCGGCAACCACTCCGTAGTCGACTTCGTCGGCTGGTACAACGGGCATCCCGACCACGCGGACAAGGATTTCGACCTGTCAGGTGAACGGGTCGTGATCGTGGGCAACGGGAACGTGGCGCTGGACGTGGCACGGGTCCTGGTGATGAAGCCGGAGGAACTGGAGAAGACCGACATCGCCGACCATGCGCTGGAAGCTCTGCGGCACAGCAGCGTCCGGGAGGTCGTGATCGTCGCCAGGCGCGGTCCGCGCGATGCGGCGTACACCGCCGGAGAATTCCTGGCTCTTGGGAACCTTGCGGATGTCGACGTCGTCGTCGACCATCCGGACCTGGACCCCGCCCCCGGGGACGACCACGAAACCGCGCTCAAACTGGAGATCGCGCGCGACTATGCCAGCCGTCCGCGCACCGCCGGGAACAAGCGGATCGTGTTCCGGTTCATGACATCTCCCACAGAGATCATCGGATCGGATCATGTCACCGGGCTGCGAGTGGTGGCCAACACTGTCGACGAAACCGGCGCCCTGGTCGTCGGCCGTCCGGACGGAGAGACCGAAATCATCGAAACCTCATTGGTCTTGCAGTCGATCGGCTATCGCGGGTCAGCGATCGAGGGGGTACCGTTCGACAACGACAAGGGCGCGGTACCGAACGAGCGGGGCCGGGTCACCGACCTCGACGGCGAGATTGTGCCGGGTGTCTACGTGGCGGGGTGGATCAAGCGCGGACCGCGTGGCGTGATCGGAACGAACCGGGTCTGCGCCGGGGAGACCGTCCATCGCCTTCTCGAGGACTTCCGGGAAGGCCGGCTCAGCCGCGATGTCAAGGGGCGCGAGGCGCTCAGGGAGCTGCTCGCCGCCCGAGACGTCGCGCGACTTGACTGGTCCGGGTGGGAGGCGATCGACACCGCGGAACGCGAACGCGGGGCCGCGGCAGTGCGTCCGAGAGTCAAGTTCGTCGACGTCTCCGAAATGCTCACCGCCGCAGGGGTGTGA
- a CDS encoding phytoene dehydrogenase has translation MACRYYAGLKELEISRLVETPVQFAERTRARNGALSHVDLTLLRMGPLRPAWGLSGYTTPLDGLFLGGAGSHPGGGVSGLPGKLSSSRVDRYLAKRSR, from the coding sequence ATGGCATGTCGCTACTACGCGGGGCTCAAGGAGCTTGAGATCAGCCGACTCGTGGAGACGCCCGTGCAGTTCGCCGAACGGACGCGTGCACGCAACGGGGCGCTGTCGCATGTCGACCTCACTCTGCTGCGGATGGGTCCGCTGCGCCCAGCATGGGGGCTCAGCGGCTACACCACGCCGTTGGACGGGCTGTTCCTGGGCGGCGCGGGAAGCCACCCCGGCGGCGGCGTGTCCGGCCTGCCGGGCAAGCTGTCGTCAAGCAGGGTCGACCGCTACCTGGCCAAACGGTCACGGTAG
- a CDS encoding phytoene desaturase family protein: MSTSQCDVAIIGGGHNGLVAGNYLVRRGHRVIVIEAAPALGGMTTSGHFFPEAPEHVMHPCAVDVIMMNATTIERDLCLGQYGYRTVRPDPSYAHVHPDGTVVAFWNDPRRTVENIRRFSPQDASAYLEFAELLTTLSSIAGPGMNLQMSRPDPGTLMKAVRGVFRGRKRLREIVGFATATALQVVDERFTHPAVRSALMGMAASAGSVDKPGSSLAFLLLGFLHTTGITRPVGGMAALTGALAKSFTAHGGQISTGVAVEEVHLSGTAVRGVRLEDGRSIGARAVLSTADPHTTLISLLPEGILDRATTARVEHIPANGDGVSPFKVDLALSSRVTVPGHTLDGVDLRVPVLMLGTVEEVVDSFTVAARGRFRTIRRCGCASRPGPIPPRRPQARTASTCTRLPCR, encoded by the coding sequence ATGAGCACTTCGCAGTGCGACGTCGCAATCATCGGCGGCGGGCACAACGGACTGGTCGCGGGTAACTACCTCGTCCGGCGCGGGCATCGCGTGATCGTCATCGAGGCCGCGCCCGCATTGGGCGGTATGACGACGTCCGGCCACTTCTTTCCGGAGGCTCCCGAGCACGTCATGCACCCGTGCGCCGTCGACGTCATCATGATGAACGCGACGACGATCGAACGGGACCTGTGCCTCGGGCAGTACGGGTACCGCACCGTGCGGCCCGATCCGTCGTACGCGCACGTGCATCCCGATGGCACCGTTGTCGCGTTCTGGAACGATCCCCGCCGGACGGTTGAGAACATCCGCCGGTTCTCCCCGCAGGATGCCTCTGCGTACCTGGAGTTCGCGGAGTTGCTCACCACCTTGAGTTCGATCGCGGGTCCGGGGATGAACCTCCAGATGAGCCGGCCCGACCCCGGCACGTTGATGAAAGCGGTGCGCGGGGTGTTCCGCGGGCGCAAACGACTCAGGGAAATCGTCGGATTCGCGACTGCCACCGCCCTGCAGGTTGTCGACGAGCGGTTCACCCATCCTGCCGTGCGGTCCGCGCTGATGGGGATGGCGGCGAGCGCCGGGTCGGTGGACAAGCCCGGTTCCTCGCTGGCCTTTCTCCTGCTGGGCTTCCTGCACACCACGGGCATCACCCGACCGGTCGGCGGCATGGCGGCCCTGACCGGCGCGTTGGCCAAGAGTTTCACGGCGCACGGCGGGCAGATCAGCACCGGGGTGGCCGTCGAAGAGGTTCACCTCAGCGGCACCGCTGTCCGCGGTGTGCGCCTCGAGGATGGCCGGTCGATCGGTGCGCGAGCGGTGCTGTCCACCGCGGATCCGCACACGACGCTTATCTCGCTGCTCCCGGAGGGCATTCTGGACCGGGCGACCACCGCACGTGTCGAGCACATCCCCGCGAACGGCGATGGCGTCAGCCCCTTCAAAGTTGACCTCGCGCTGTCGTCTCGGGTCACCGTACCCGGTCACACGCTGGACGGGGTCGACCTGCGAGTCCCCGTGCTGATGCTGGGCACCGTCGAGGAGGTGGTCGACAGCTTCACGGTCGCCGCCAGGGGGAGATTCCGGACAATCCGGCGATGTGGGTGTGCGTCACGACCGGGGCCGATCCCACCCAGGCGCCCGCAGGCCAGGACAGCGTCTACCTGTACCCGCTTGCCATGCCGCTGA
- a CDS encoding nuclear transport factor 2 family protein gives MTIEELLVREAVRDTYARYNHAGDRGQLAELAACFAEDGVLEVRNRFTATGRDAIVTSLKTVAGELTHHEPPPGTHHIVRHYVANLLFTHVSPTRIESSAYYVVFFADAPDHWGRYRDVLVPVDDRWLFAHRYVTVDGGRAEGLALMTG, from the coding sequence TTGACGATCGAGGAGTTGCTGGTACGCGAGGCCGTCCGGGACACCTATGCCCGCTACAACCACGCCGGTGATCGCGGGCAGCTGGCGGAGCTGGCGGCCTGCTTCGCCGAGGACGGCGTCCTGGAGGTCAGGAACCGCTTCACGGCAACCGGACGGGACGCCATCGTCACCTCACTGAAGACCGTCGCGGGCGAGCTCACCCATCACGAGCCGCCGCCCGGCACGCACCACATCGTGCGGCATTACGTCGCCAATCTGCTGTTCACCCACGTCTCGCCGACACGGATCGAATCCTCGGCGTACTACGTGGTGTTCTTCGCCGACGCCCCGGATCACTGGGGTCGCTACCGCGACGTCCTGGTGCCGGTCGACGACCGGTGGCTGTTCGCCCACCGCTACGTGACCGTCGACGGCGGCCGTGCGGAGGGCTTGGCGCTGATGACCGGATGA
- a CDS encoding IS1380 family transposase, protein MKNIAVAPRVKVSADGHGVVSHAGMGMVRELADRTGLSTQVTVALADTYRGPWVYAPGDVFADLAAAVADGAVCIDEVGQLCGDREHVFGAAASTTTMWRLVDERIDAAQLPAVRAARAAARAAAWDAGAAPADQDWLHIDLDATLVIDHSDNKAGATPTWKKTFGHHPLLAFLDRPEIAGGEALGGLLRTGNAGANTASDHIIVLEQALAALPPAWQPDPDQPGDPDKPKVLVRCDTAGATPKFAEACRTAGVGFSFGYPVDVRVQDAVDTLNLGSCWYPAIDTRGGIRDGAWVAEATDLVNLESWPPGTRLILRKERPHPGAQLRFTDADGMRVTAFITDTPHGVVPGQVAGLELRHRQHARVEDRIRELKATGLRNLPCHSFWANAAWLEIVLAAADLVTWTRLIGFRNQPGLARAEINTFRYRVLHVAARITRGARQLWLRIDATWRWAAAIVTAWQHLRTAFG, encoded by the coding sequence GTGAAGAATATCGCGGTCGCACCACGGGTGAAAGTCTCAGCCGACGGCCACGGCGTCGTGTCGCACGCCGGGATGGGCATGGTGCGTGAACTCGCCGACCGCACGGGCCTATCAACGCAGGTCACCGTAGCTTTGGCCGACACCTACCGGGGCCCGTGGGTTTACGCCCCCGGTGATGTGTTCGCTGATCTGGCCGCCGCGGTCGCCGACGGGGCGGTCTGCATCGACGAGGTCGGCCAGCTGTGCGGCGATCGTGAGCATGTGTTCGGTGCCGCGGCGTCGACGACGACGATGTGGCGGCTGGTCGATGAGCGCATCGACGCCGCACAGCTGCCCGCGGTGCGGGCCGCGCGGGCCGCCGCGCGAGCGGCGGCCTGGGACGCCGGAGCGGCCCCCGCTGATCAGGACTGGTTGCACATCGACCTCGATGCGACCCTGGTCATCGATCACTCCGACAACAAAGCCGGCGCCACACCGACCTGGAAGAAGACGTTCGGCCACCATCCGCTGCTGGCGTTTTTGGACCGCCCGGAGATCGCCGGTGGGGAAGCTCTGGGCGGGCTGTTGCGCACCGGCAACGCCGGTGCCAACACCGCCAGCGATCACATCATTGTCCTGGAGCAGGCCCTGGCCGCGCTGCCCCCAGCGTGGCAGCCCGACCCCGATCAACCCGGCGACCCCGATAAGCCGAAGGTGTTGGTGCGCTGCGACACCGCCGGGGCCACCCCTAAGTTCGCCGAGGCCTGCCGCACTGCCGGGGTGGGGTTCTCGTTCGGCTACCCCGTCGACGTTCGCGTCCAGGACGCCGTGGACACCCTCAACCTCGGTTCATGCTGGTATCCGGCCATCGACACCCGCGGCGGAATCCGCGACGGGGCCTGGGTCGCCGAGGCCACCGACCTGGTCAACCTCGAGAGCTGGCCGCCCGGCACCCGACTGATCCTGCGCAAGGAGCGCCCCCATCCGGGTGCACAGTTACGGTTCACCGACGCCGACGGGATGCGCGTCACCGCGTTCATCACCGACACACCCCACGGCGTGGTGCCCGGGCAAGTCGCCGGCCTGGAGCTACGTCATCGCCAGCACGCCCGCGTCGAAGACCGCATCCGCGAACTCAAAGCCACCGGCCTGCGCAACCTGCCGTGTCACTCGTTTTGGGCCAACGCCGCCTGGCTGGAAATCGTGCTGGCCGCCGCCGACCTGGTCACCTGGACCAGACTCATCGGCTTCCGCAACCAGCCCGGGCTGGCCCGCGCCGAGATCAACACTTTCCGCTACCGCGTCCTGCACGTCGCCGCCCGCATCACCCGCGGCGCCCGCCAACTATGGCTACGCATCGACGCCACTTGGCGATGGGCCGCAGCGATCGTCACCGCCTGGCAACACCTGCGCACCGCCTTCGGATAA
- a CDS encoding FadR/GntR family transcriptional regulator, with translation MPRTPAVKVPKASALIANHLRRRIVTGELPPGHMLPSESALMDEYGVSRPTLREAIRILEGESLITIVRGPHGGARVLEPDGSMAARYTGTLLQYRGTPLSDVYRARTELEVSAVGMIAARRTKAPVRTLAQLLDEGDGIVDDETAFADYSLRFHVGVVENAGCITLAVLGRMLFDILEIHNAQFIASHPPGFERDANAAAQRAYRKLVKLLDNGDGAAAQRHWRRHLEAVQTFMVERSDTPLVEVLS, from the coding sequence ATGCCCCGAACTCCCGCGGTGAAGGTGCCGAAGGCGAGCGCGCTGATCGCCAACCACCTGCGCCGGCGCATCGTCACCGGGGAGCTGCCGCCGGGTCATATGCTGCCCAGCGAATCGGCCCTGATGGACGAGTACGGGGTGTCCCGGCCGACATTGCGTGAGGCGATCCGCATCCTGGAGGGCGAATCGCTGATCACGATCGTGCGCGGACCGCACGGCGGTGCACGGGTGCTCGAACCGGACGGATCGATGGCGGCCCGCTACACCGGCACCCTGCTGCAGTACCGGGGCACGCCGTTGAGCGATGTCTACCGGGCCCGCACCGAGCTCGAGGTGTCGGCGGTCGGGATGATCGCCGCCAGACGGACCAAGGCCCCGGTGCGGACCCTGGCGCAGCTGCTCGACGAGGGCGACGGCATCGTCGACGACGAGACCGCGTTCGCCGACTACAGCCTGCGGTTTCACGTCGGTGTGGTGGAGAACGCCGGCTGTATCACGCTCGCGGTGCTCGGCCGGATGTTGTTCGACATCCTCGAGATCCACAATGCGCAGTTCATCGCGTCGCATCCGCCCGGGTTCGAACGCGACGCGAACGCCGCCGCCCAGCGCGCCTACCGGAAGCTGGTGAAACTCCTCGACAACGGCGATGGCGCCGCAGCGCAACGACACTGGCGGCGCCATCTGGAGGCGGTGCAGACATTCATGGTGGAACGCTCCGACACTCCGCTGGTGGAGGTGCTGAGCTGA
- a CDS encoding FadR/GntR family transcriptional regulator — translation MTERARAHPSGRKAADVVAAALRRRVILGELREGDLLPPDETLLAELRVSKPTLRQAIRILESESLVTVRRGPRGGVRVSVPRVETAAGYVATVLGYRRATTSDLFEAAAALEGPCAAMVARSRTADQLRRLRAAVASEAEAAADAQQLLARENDFHRLLIECTGNGTLMVLCEMVRVVIDEVTARYLAATRPEVHEPMLAVGTRTHGRVVDLIERRDAEAAEALWRRHIRDTAASIGRIGGAERVVDVLG, via the coding sequence GTGACCGAACGGGCGCGCGCACATCCATCGGGGCGCAAGGCCGCCGATGTCGTCGCCGCTGCCCTGCGCCGCAGGGTCATCCTCGGCGAACTGCGTGAGGGCGACCTGCTTCCGCCGGACGAGACGCTGCTCGCCGAGTTGCGGGTGTCGAAACCGACGCTGCGGCAGGCGATCCGGATTCTGGAATCGGAGTCTCTGGTGACGGTGCGGCGCGGGCCGCGCGGCGGTGTGCGGGTCAGCGTACCGCGCGTCGAGACGGCCGCCGGGTACGTCGCCACGGTGCTGGGCTACCGGCGGGCCACCACCTCGGACCTGTTCGAGGCGGCGGCGGCGCTGGAGGGGCCGTGTGCGGCCATGGTGGCCCGCTCGCGGACCGCCGATCAGCTGCGCCGGCTGCGCGCCGCGGTCGCGTCCGAGGCGGAGGCCGCCGCCGACGCCCAGCAGTTGCTGGCGCGGGAGAACGACTTTCACCGGTTGCTGATCGAGTGCACCGGTAACGGCACGCTGATGGTGCTCTGCGAGATGGTTCGGGTGGTGATCGACGAGGTGACCGCCCGCTATCTCGCCGCGACCCGCCCGGAGGTGCATGAACCGATGCTGGCCGTGGGCACCCGCACGCACGGGCGCGTGGTCGACCTGATCGAGCGGCGCGATGCCGAGGCCGCCGAGGCGCTGTGGCGGCGGCACATCCGGGACACCGCCGCGAGCATCGGCCGGATCGGTGGTGCCGAGCGGGTGGTCGACGTGCTCGGCTGA
- a CDS encoding mycofactocin-coupled SDR family oxidoreductase — protein MTGLLAGRVALVTGAARGQGRSHAVRLAREGADIIAIDIAGPAAAANTYPPATPDDLRETVRLVEAEGARILARSADVRDYEAVSAVVAEGVAAFGGRLDVVVANAGICNWGRFWEMSEEQWLSLIDINLNGVWRTMKAAVPHMIAAGNGGSIITISSVAGIKSLPGQAHYSAAKHGVVGLTKSAAIELGEYGIRVNSIHPWGVATPMAEDPTTATMLTEHPAYAVSFGSVLPGLPMADPNDISDAVVYLASDLSRAVTGTQLTVDMGATKV, from the coding sequence ATGACCGGGCTGCTGGCCGGGCGGGTCGCGTTGGTCACCGGCGCCGCGCGCGGGCAGGGCCGCAGCCATGCCGTGCGACTCGCCCGGGAGGGCGCCGACATCATCGCGATCGACATCGCGGGTCCGGCCGCGGCGGCCAACACCTACCCGCCGGCCACCCCCGACGACCTGCGGGAGACGGTGCGGCTGGTCGAGGCGGAAGGGGCGCGCATCCTGGCGCGCAGCGCGGATGTCCGCGACTACGAGGCCGTATCGGCCGTCGTCGCCGAGGGTGTCGCGGCGTTCGGCGGGCGGCTCGACGTGGTGGTCGCCAACGCCGGGATCTGCAACTGGGGCCGGTTCTGGGAGATGTCGGAGGAGCAGTGGCTCTCCCTTATCGACATCAACCTCAACGGTGTGTGGCGGACGATGAAGGCCGCGGTGCCGCACATGATCGCGGCGGGCAACGGCGGTTCGATCATCACCATCAGTTCGGTGGCCGGGATCAAATCGCTTCCCGGGCAGGCGCACTACAGCGCGGCCAAACACGGTGTGGTGGGCCTGACCAAGAGCGCGGCGATCGAACTGGGGGAGTACGGCATCCGGGTGAACTCGATCCACCCCTGGGGTGTGGCGACACCGATGGCCGAGGATCCGACGACCGCGACCATGCTCACCGAACATCCGGCGTACGCCGTTTCGTTCGGCAGTGTGCTGCCGGGGTTGCCGATGGCCGATCCGAACGACATCTCCGACGCGGTGGTGTACCTGGCCTCGGACCTGTCGCGGGCCGTCACCGGCACGCAGTTGACCGTGGACATGGGCGCCACCAAAGTCTGA
- a CDS encoding SDR family NAD(P)-dependent oxidoreductase, with amino-acid sequence MSDVPSFDLTGRVAVVTGGSRGLGRAIAQAFAAAGADVVVASRKLDACETAAREIAERTGRTAVPIRCHVGHWDECDELIEGTLRRFGRIDVLVNNAGMSPLYDRLADVTEELYDKTLAVNLKGPFRLGVLACTRMAEQGGGSVINIGTIGSLLASPAELPYACAKAGLNALTAGLAEAFAPKVRVNAILPGAFDTDVTEAWTDAMRSGSYVPLGRIGRPDEIVGAALYLASDAASYTTGATIRVDGGLTRRVG; translated from the coding sequence ATGAGCGATGTCCCGAGCTTCGATCTCACCGGCCGGGTCGCGGTGGTGACCGGCGGAAGCCGCGGTCTCGGGCGGGCCATCGCGCAGGCGTTCGCCGCGGCGGGGGCCGATGTGGTGGTGGCCTCGCGCAAACTCGACGCCTGTGAGACCGCCGCACGCGAGATCGCCGAGCGCACCGGCCGCACGGCGGTGCCCATCCGCTGTCACGTCGGTCATTGGGACGAGTGCGACGAGCTCATCGAGGGCACGCTTCGGCGGTTCGGCCGCATCGACGTGCTGGTGAACAACGCCGGCATGTCGCCGCTGTACGACCGGCTGGCCGACGTCACCGAGGAGCTCTACGACAAGACGCTCGCGGTGAACCTCAAGGGCCCCTTCCGGCTCGGGGTGCTGGCCTGCACGCGAATGGCCGAACAGGGCGGCGGTTCGGTGATCAACATCGGGACCATCGGGTCGCTGCTGGCGAGTCCCGCCGAACTGCCCTATGCCTGCGCCAAGGCCGGGCTGAACGCGCTGACCGCCGGCCTTGCCGAGGCCTTCGCGCCGAAGGTGCGGGTGAACGCGATCCTGCCGGGGGCGTTCGACACCGACGTCACCGAGGCCTGGACGGACGCGATGCGCTCCGGATCGTACGTGCCGCTGGGCCGTATCGGCCGTCCCGACGAGATCGTCGGCGCGGCACTGTATCTGGCCAGCGACGCGGCGAGCTACACCACCGGGGCGACGATCCGGGTGGACGGCGGACTGACCCGGCGGGTCGGGTGA
- a CDS encoding TetR family transcriptional regulator produces the protein MTESMTDRRRRLMRDELGRVAMRLFAERGFDQVTVDDIAAAAGTSPRTFFRYFPTKDDVVLDYERRLQRRLLAAVRNRPVGEGPVVALRNAYIETSHVERGERDRVRQLGQVLQNAPALRARVNGERIAEDAELAEELAARAGGRLGAAQLRVVVVAMGAVAAAEFRTWVVDGGRGDPAKRIAAALDLVIDGLGSLDDRTGRV, from the coding sequence GTGACCGAGTCGATGACCGATCGGCGCCGCCGGCTGATGCGTGACGAGTTGGGCCGCGTCGCAATGCGTTTGTTCGCCGAGCGGGGATTCGATCAGGTCACCGTCGACGACATCGCGGCGGCCGCGGGCACCTCACCGCGCACCTTCTTTCGCTACTTCCCGACCAAGGACGACGTCGTCCTCGACTACGAGCGCCGCCTGCAACGGCGGCTGCTGGCCGCGGTGCGCAACCGGCCTGTCGGCGAAGGGCCGGTGGTCGCACTGCGCAACGCCTACATCGAGACGTCCCATGTGGAACGCGGTGAACGCGATCGGGTCCGCCAGCTGGGGCAGGTGCTGCAGAACGCCCCGGCGTTGCGGGCCAGGGTCAATGGCGAACGCATCGCCGAGGACGCCGAACTGGCCGAGGAACTCGCGGCTCGCGCCGGTGGCCGGCTCGGGGCCGCGCAGCTCCGGGTCGTCGTGGTGGCGATGGGCGCCGTGGCCGCCGCCGAGTTCCGGACCTGGGTGGTCGACGGCGGTAGGGGGGATCCGGCCAAACGCATCGCCGCCGCGCTGGATCTGGTGATCGACGGGCTGGGCAGCCTGGACGACAGGACGGGGCGCGTATGA
- a CDS encoding phosphotransferase family protein, translated as MTADIDSARLDGWIGDRLPGAGAPLTARRMGAETGIASALYLVERGGHRWVLRRPPAVRNDPSASNMQREWRILTALEGTAVPHPKPLLFCDDESVLGAPFLIMELVAGFTPGFDLPEPFRSDPALRYRLGMAYVDGCAELASVDWRARGLDGLGKPEGFLDRQVPRWLAQLDRYRTRELPELDFVCRWLTENTPTMSPAGLIHGDYSPFNVMVAPQPPARLAAVIDWDTGTIGDPLLDLGHLLARWTEPGERPVLVVQAGGTDGYPTRAEMARRYAERTGRDLSALPYYQVLALFKLAVILEGRHAQEVRRGVSPEATSMAEVVPNLLRGAAEFARGERV; from the coding sequence GTGACCGCTGATATCGACTCGGCGCGGCTGGACGGGTGGATCGGCGACCGGCTTCCCGGCGCCGGCGCGCCGTTGACCGCCCGGCGGATGGGGGCGGAGACCGGGATCGCCAGCGCGCTCTACCTCGTTGAGCGCGGTGGCCATCGGTGGGTGCTGCGCCGTCCGCCGGCGGTCCGCAACGACCCGAGCGCGTCGAACATGCAGCGCGAATGGCGCATCCTCACCGCGCTGGAGGGCACCGCGGTGCCGCACCCGAAACCGCTGTTGTTCTGTGACGACGAGTCCGTGCTCGGTGCGCCGTTTCTGATCATGGAGTTGGTCGCCGGGTTCACCCCGGGTTTCGACCTGCCCGAACCGTTCCGGTCGGATCCGGCGTTGCGCTATCGGCTGGGCATGGCCTACGTGGACGGCTGTGCGGAGCTCGCGTCGGTCGACTGGCGGGCACGCGGGCTCGACGGGCTGGGCAAACCCGAGGGATTCCTGGACCGGCAGGTGCCGCGCTGGCTGGCCCAACTCGACCGGTACCGCACCCGGGAGCTGCCCGAGCTCGACTTCGTGTGCCGCTGGCTGACCGAGAACACGCCGACGATGAGCCCGGCCGGGCTGATTCACGGCGACTACAGTCCGTTCAACGTGATGGTGGCGCCACAGCCGCCGGCCCGGCTGGCGGCCGTCATCGACTGGGACACCGGCACCATCGGCGATCCGCTGCTGGACCTCGGCCATCTGCTGGCGCGCTGGACCGAACCGGGTGAGCGGCCGGTGCTCGTCGTTCAGGCCGGGGGAACCGACGGCTATCCGACCCGGGCCGAGATGGCACGCCGGTACGCCGAACGCACCGGCCGCGATCTGAGCGCGCTGCCCTACTACCAGGTGCTGGCGCTGTTCAAGCTTGCCGTGATCCTCGAGGGCCGCCACGCCCAGGAGGTGCGGCGCGGGGTCTCGCCCGAGGCCACCTCGATGGCGGAGGTCGTGCCGAACCTGCTGCGCGGGGCCGCCGAATTCGCCCGCGGCGAGCGGGTGTGA